The Immundisolibacter cernigliae genome has a window encoding:
- a CDS encoding FKBP-type peptidyl-prolyl cis-trans isomerase produces MLRTALPVAIAAIFSTAAIAATLTTDEQKAAYAIGYQFGANAKRDGLPLDPAAAADGLKDALAGAKPAAEPAALQAALDKLRTDMEGKAKAAGDKNAKDGSAFRADYAKTKGVKKTETGLLYQVLTEGKGAKPKATDTVKVHYRGTLPDGTEFDSSYKRSEPATFQVNQIIPGWQEALVLMPKGSKWKIVLPPELAYGAQGAGRAIGPNQTLVFEIELLDIAAAAPK; encoded by the coding sequence ATGCTTCGCACCGCCCTGCCGGTGGCCATCGCCGCCATCTTTTCCACTGCCGCCATCGCGGCGACCCTGACCACCGACGAGCAGAAGGCCGCCTACGCAATCGGCTACCAGTTCGGCGCCAACGCCAAGCGCGACGGCCTGCCGCTGGACCCAGCGGCCGCCGCGGATGGCCTCAAGGATGCCCTGGCCGGCGCCAAGCCGGCCGCAGAACCGGCCGCCCTGCAGGCCGCACTCGACAAGCTGCGCACCGACATGGAAGGCAAGGCCAAGGCCGCCGGCGACAAGAACGCCAAGGACGGTAGCGCCTTTCGGGCCGACTACGCCAAGACCAAGGGCGTGAAGAAAACCGAAACCGGCCTGCTGTATCAGGTCCTCACCGAGGGCAAGGGCGCCAAGCCCAAGGCCACCGACACGGTCAAGGTTCACTACCGCGGCACGTTGCCGGACGGCACCGAGTTCGACAGCTCCTACAAGCGCAGCGAACCGGCCACCTTCCAGGTCAACCAGATCATCCCCGGCTGGCAGGAAGCGCTGGTGCTGATGCCCAAGGGCTCGAAGTGGAAGATCGTCCTGCCGCCGGAACTGGCGTACGGCGCCCAAGGCGCCGGCCGCGCCATCGGTCCCAACCAGACCCTGGTGTTCGAGATCGAGCTGCTGGACATCGCCGCCGCCGCGCCGAAATAA